In Methylomonas sp. MK1, the following are encoded in one genomic region:
- a CDS encoding PDDEXK nuclease domain-containing protein, which produces MRESSQLPSDYGEIHTDIVQLLENARRAAARSVNALMTASYWEIGRRIVEFEQGGEDRAAYGEALIQRLALDLCNRFGRGFSRQNLQQMRAFYLAWPMDNIRQTVSGISSLNPQTVSAESSSTPIIQTASGQLLTLATLAEAFPLPWSAYVRLLSVKKPEARGFYETEALRCGWTVRQLDRQINSQFYERTALSINKMAMLEQAEHAEPDDAITPEQAIKDPFVLEFLNLKDQYSESDLEDALIQHLADFLLELGDDFAFVGRQRRLRLDDTWFRIDLLFFHRHLKCLVVIDLKVGKFSYADAGQMHLYLNYAREHWMKPGENPPVGLILCAAKGAAEAHYALDNLPNKVLAAEYQTVLPDEKLLAEELERSRIELEARRLVGSKNEGEA; this is translated from the coding sequence ATGAGGGAATCCAGTCAACTGCCCAGCGATTACGGCGAGATCCATACCGACATCGTCCAGCTGCTGGAAAACGCGCGCCGCGCCGCCGCCCGTAGCGTCAATGCTTTAATGACCGCCAGTTATTGGGAAATTGGCCGCCGCATCGTCGAATTCGAACAAGGCGGTGAAGATCGCGCCGCGTATGGCGAGGCATTGATTCAGCGGTTGGCATTGGATTTATGCAATCGTTTTGGCCGTGGATTTAGCCGCCAAAACCTCCAGCAAATGCGGGCGTTTTATCTGGCCTGGCCGATGGATAACATTCGCCAGACAGTGTCTGGCATTTCTTCCCTAAATCCGCAGACAGTGTCTGCAGAATCATCTTCAACGCCAATTATCCAGACAGCGTCTGGACAATTACTCACTCTCGCAACCTTGGCCGAAGCCTTCCCGCTACCCTGGTCGGCTTACGTGCGCTTGCTTTCGGTCAAAAAACCGGAAGCGCGCGGCTTCTACGAAACCGAAGCTCTGCGTTGCGGCTGGACGGTGCGGCAATTGGATCGGCAGATCAACAGCCAGTTTTACGAGCGAACGGCATTATCGATAAACAAAATGGCTATGCTGGAGCAAGCGGAACACGCCGAACCGGATGACGCCATCACGCCGGAACAAGCTATCAAGGATCCGTTCGTGCTGGAATTTCTCAACCTGAAAGACCAATACTCGGAATCCGATCTCGAAGACGCGCTGATCCAGCATTTGGCCGATTTTCTGCTGGAATTGGGCGACGACTTTGCCTTTGTCGGTCGCCAGCGCCGCTTGCGGCTCGACGATACCTGGTTTCGCATCGACTTGCTGTTTTTCCATCGCCACCTGAAATGTCTGGTGGTGATCGATCTCAAGGTCGGCAAGTTCAGCTATGCCGACGCCGGCCAAATGCACCTGTACCTGAATTATGCCCGCGAACACTGGATGAAGCCCGGCGAAAACCCGCCGGTGGGCCTGATTCTGTGCGCCGCCAAAGGCGCCGCAGAAGCCCATTACGCCTTGGACAACCTACCGAACAAGGTACTGGCCGCCGAATATCAAACCGTGCTACCGGATGAGAAGCTGTTGGCGGAGGAATTGGAGCGGTCGAGGATCGAATTAGAGGCGCGGAGGTTGGTAGGCTCGAAAAATGAAGGTGAAGCATGA
- a CDS encoding restriction endonuclease subunit S yields MSRWPIVPLGELLRRSNETAILDFDTEYHEVTIRLWGKGVISRGRVRGGDVGTSRQVVRANQLILSKIDARNGAIGIVPPELDGAIVSNDFPSFEFAEKLDSAYMGWLVRSTQFVELCKAASEGTTNRIRIKDDRFLSQQIHLPPLEKQQTIVARLDQLANKVRQVNEHLDAAENDAFRLLILMATRRDLSDEQRKSMGWKEIAIGDFAKLALSPVTVDANENYPNIGIYSFAKGLFEKPPIEGSRTSAKTLYQIKKGQFIYSRLFAFEGGYALVPPEFDGYYVSNEFPTFDIDLEKATSKFLITLFLTEQDWQELAMSSKGVGDRRLRIQPEKILHRKIWLPPLKEQERIEKMFDAYQALKDKHAVIRAANRALIPATLERVFQ; encoded by the coding sequence ATGAGTCGGTGGCCCATAGTTCCTTTAGGTGAGTTGCTTAGGCGAAGCAATGAGACCGCAATACTTGATTTCGATACTGAATATCATGAAGTAACGATTCGGCTTTGGGGCAAAGGCGTTATCAGCAGAGGTAGAGTAAGAGGCGGTGATGTAGGAACATCTCGCCAAGTGGTTCGAGCCAATCAACTTATTCTCTCGAAAATTGATGCTCGAAATGGTGCGATCGGCATTGTTCCCCCGGAATTGGATGGTGCAATCGTTAGTAACGATTTTCCATCATTCGAATTTGCCGAAAAGCTCGATTCCGCATATATGGGTTGGCTAGTGCGATCGACCCAATTTGTAGAACTGTGCAAAGCCGCCAGCGAAGGCACAACTAACAGGATTCGGATTAAAGATGATCGTTTTCTAAGCCAACAGATTCATTTACCCCCGTTAGAGAAACAACAAACCATCGTCGCACGCCTCGATCAATTGGCGAACAAAGTCCGGCAAGTCAATGAACATCTGGATGCCGCTGAGAATGATGCTTTTCGGCTATTGATTTTGATGGCAACCCGTCGTGATCTATCTGATGAGCAACGTAAGTCAATGGGTTGGAAAGAAATTGCTATTGGCGATTTCGCTAAGCTAGCCCTCTCTCCGGTTACCGTAGACGCCAATGAAAACTACCCAAATATAGGTATCTATAGCTTTGCCAAGGGATTATTCGAGAAACCTCCAATCGAAGGCAGCCGCACCAGTGCAAAAACACTTTATCAAATAAAAAAAGGGCAGTTTATCTATAGCCGTCTCTTCGCATTTGAAGGCGGATACGCATTGGTACCACCTGAATTCGATGGCTACTATGTTTCGAATGAATTTCCTACATTTGATATTGACCTGGAAAAAGCAACATCCAAGTTTTTAATCACTTTGTTTCTGACCGAACAGGATTGGCAAGAGCTTGCGATGTCGAGTAAGGGTGTAGGTGATAGGAGACTTCGCATCCAACCAGAAAAAATATTGCATCGAAAAATATGGTTACCACCACTCAAGGAACAAGAACGGATTGAAAAAATGTTCGACGCTTACCAAGCACTCAAGGACAAACATGCAGTAATCCGCGCTGCCAATCGAGCCCTGATTCCAGCCACGCTGGAACGGGTATTTCAATAA
- a CDS encoding three-Cys-motif partner protein TcmP, with translation MAKKHYEWNPDSPADIDQHSLAKHEILRSYLVNYVQTLISTPYQEELKLTLVDGFSGGGIYKHSATNQLVYGSPIIMLDAIKEAEFLINRDRRKKIVFKVDYFFIDSDKSACACLSRVLIDKGYESLIGKSIFIHQATFDSQANSIIEFVSKKSTRSKRAIFLLDQYGYSDVPTDHIRKILTSLPGSEVILNFNVDSFINYANDGQLTKNLLNKAGIPNALRGRSIADIKRSEKDWRFFIQSCLYQELVQNCGARYYTPFFIRSSGGHGDYWLVHLSQHHRARDVMTQIHWQKNNYFIHYGSPGLDMFQIVGYIPERDSAYTGQMELDFCFDDPAQEASIDALSHDIPHLVYARDEGISFGELFATTCNNSAASAEIYREAIGCLIDYKQVEVISENGARRKSPNTIHDKDQIIAPRQRLIFEFSN, from the coding sequence ATGGCGAAAAAACACTATGAGTGGAACCCTGACTCACCGGCTGACATAGATCAACACAGCCTAGCCAAGCATGAAATATTACGATCATATTTGGTTAATTATGTACAAACGTTAATTTCAACCCCTTATCAAGAAGAGCTCAAATTAACATTAGTTGATGGCTTTTCAGGCGGCGGCATTTATAAGCACAGCGCTACAAACCAACTTGTTTATGGCTCTCCTATTATTATGCTCGATGCTATTAAAGAGGCTGAATTCTTAATAAACCGCGATCGCCGTAAAAAAATCGTTTTTAAAGTGGACTACTTTTTTATCGATAGCGATAAAAGTGCCTGTGCCTGTTTAAGCAGGGTGTTAATTGACAAAGGCTATGAGAGTTTAATTGGAAAATCCATATTCATTCACCAAGCAACCTTTGATTCTCAGGCAAATAGCATTATCGAATTTGTAAGCAAAAAAAGTACACGCTCTAAAAGGGCTATTTTCCTGCTCGATCAATACGGTTATTCAGATGTACCTACTGACCACATAAGAAAAATCCTGACGTCACTACCCGGTTCAGAAGTCATTCTAAATTTTAATGTTGACTCTTTTATAAATTATGCAAATGACGGACAGTTGACCAAAAATTTACTCAATAAAGCTGGTATTCCGAATGCCCTCAGAGGTCGTTCTATCGCTGATATTAAGCGATCTGAAAAGGACTGGCGTTTTTTTATTCAAAGTTGTTTATATCAAGAGCTAGTCCAGAATTGTGGAGCGCGTTATTACACTCCCTTCTTCATTCGATCATCTGGTGGTCATGGCGATTATTGGTTAGTGCATTTGTCGCAACATCACCGAGCACGGGATGTGATGACGCAAATTCATTGGCAAAAAAATAACTATTTTATCCACTACGGCAGTCCAGGCTTGGACATGTTTCAGATAGTTGGTTATATCCCTGAAAGAGATAGTGCTTATACGGGACAAATGGAGTTGGATTTTTGTTTTGATGATCCTGCTCAAGAAGCCAGTATTGATGCGCTTTCTCATGACATACCGCATCTGGTCTACGCACGAGACGAAGGCATTTCCTTTGGTGAATTATTTGCAACGACCTGCAACAATTCTGCAGCTTCGGCTGAAATTTATAGGGAAGCCATTGGTTGTTTAATTGATTATAAGCAAGTAGAAGTTATTTCAGAGAATGGTGCTAGACGCAAATCACCCAACACCATCCATGATAAAGACCAGATTATTGCACCCCGACAAAGATTGATATTTGAGTTTTCGAATTGA
- a CDS encoding DUF5131 family protein has product MAAKSQIEWTEQTWNPTTGCTKISPGCKHCYAEIMAGRLQAMKASGYENGFQLSILPERLTQPLRRKKPTLYFVNSMSDLFHEGIPDQFLDQVFSVIQQTPHHTYQILTKRAERLPDYFSKRPCPDNVWLGVSVEDQKYGVPRIDYLRRINAKTRFLSVEPLLEDLGEIDLTGIHWVIVGGESGPKARFMKSEWVENVKQQADSVGAAFFFKQWGGWGVDGKKRDKKANGRMLNGRIFNEMPVNL; this is encoded by the coding sequence ATGGCAGCTAAATCACAAATCGAATGGACAGAACAAACGTGGAATCCCACAACGGGTTGCACGAAGATTTCACCGGGTTGTAAGCACTGCTATGCTGAAATCATGGCAGGCAGACTGCAAGCTATGAAAGCAAGCGGATATGAGAATGGGTTCCAATTATCCATTTTACCTGAGAGGCTTACTCAGCCTTTGCGCCGTAAGAAACCAACGCTATATTTTGTAAATTCGATGAGTGATTTGTTTCATGAAGGTATTCCTGATCAATTTCTGGATCAGGTGTTTTCGGTTATTCAACAAACGCCCCACCATACCTATCAAATTCTTACAAAGCGCGCTGAACGATTACCTGATTATTTTAGCAAACGTCCATGCCCAGACAATGTCTGGTTAGGCGTGTCAGTTGAAGATCAGAAATATGGTGTGCCACGTATTGATTATTTACGGCGGATCAATGCAAAGACCCGTTTTCTATCAGTCGAGCCTCTGCTTGAAGATTTAGGCGAAATTGATCTGACCGGAATTCATTGGGTCATAGTGGGGGGCGAGTCCGGTCCAAAAGCACGCTTCATGAAATCGGAGTGGGTCGAAAATGTAAAGCAGCAAGCTGACAGCGTGGGGGCCGCCTTTTTCTTTAAACAGTGGGGTGGTTGGGGTGTTGACGGAAAAAAACGGGATAAAAAAGCAAATGGCCGTATGCTAAATGGACGCATTTTTAACGAAATGCCTGTCAATTTATAA